In Zobellia roscoffensis, the following are encoded in one genomic region:
- a CDS encoding PLP-dependent cysteine synthase family protein — protein MENKIKAYNNILELVGNTPLVKLNRITEGFTGNFFAKVESFNPGHSSKDRIAMHIIEEAERKGILTEGSTIIETTSGNTGFSIAMVSIIKGYKCILAVSSKSSKDKIDMLRTMGATVYVCPAHVSADDPRSYYEVAKRLHKETNGSIYINQYFNELNMNAHYQSTGPEIWEQTGGQITHFVACSGTGGTISGTAKYLKEQNPDIKVIGVDAFGSVLKKYHETREFDANEIYPYRIEGLGKNLIPGATDFDVIDKFIKVTDSESAHTAREMAKTEGIFAGYTSGAAMQALKQLNEEGEFGPKDNVVVIFPDHGSRYMSKVYSDQWMEDQGFFDTNDVSETQKVQYIKE, from the coding sequence ATGGAAAACAAAATTAAGGCATACAACAATATCCTAGAACTCGTAGGAAACACTCCACTAGTAAAATTAAACAGAATCACGGAAGGATTTACAGGTAACTTTTTTGCCAAGGTAGAATCTTTTAATCCAGGTCATTCTTCTAAAGACCGCATTGCCATGCATATTATAGAAGAAGCGGAGCGTAAGGGTATTTTAACCGAAGGCAGTACTATTATAGAAACTACTTCTGGTAATACAGGTTTTAGTATTGCTATGGTGAGTATTATTAAAGGTTATAAGTGCATTTTGGCCGTTAGTTCAAAATCATCAAAAGATAAGATTGATATGTTGCGTACAATGGGCGCTACGGTATATGTATGCCCGGCTCATGTAAGTGCAGATGATCCTCGTTCTTATTATGAAGTTGCAAAAAGACTGCATAAAGAAACAAATGGATCAATTTACATCAACCAGTATTTTAATGAGTTGAACATGAATGCCCATTACCAAAGTACTGGTCCGGAAATATGGGAGCAGACCGGTGGACAGATTACACATTTTGTAGCATGTAGCGGAACAGGAGGTACTATTTCGGGCACAGCTAAGTACCTTAAGGAGCAAAACCCAGACATTAAAGTAATAGGTGTGGATGCTTTTGGGTCGGTATTAAAAAAATACCATGAGACAAGAGAGTTTGACGCCAATGAAATTTACCCGTATAGAATTGAAGGTCTTGGTAAAAATTTGATTCCAGGAGCTACTGACTTTGATGTAATAGACAAGTTTATCAAGGTTACAGATTCTGAGAGTGCCCATACTGCACGTGAAATGGCAAAGACCGAAGGTATTTTTGCAGGTTATACAAGTGGAGCGGCAATGCAAGCATTAAAACAATTAAATGAAGAAGGTGAGTTCGGGCCAAAAGATAACGTAGTTGTTATCTTTCCTGATCACGGTTCAAGATATATGAGTAAGGTTTACAGTGATCAATGGATGGAGGACCAAGGATTCTTTGACACCAACGATGTAAGCGAAACTCAAAAGGTACAATACATTAAAGAATAA